The DNA window GCTGTTATAGCCAAGGTCAAGCGCAACGCTCGTCACCGGTTCGCCTTCCGTCAAGCGGGGCAAGGCGGATAGAAGGCAGGCCTGTTGCCGCCATGTCGAGAGGCTTAATCCCGTCTCGCGCCGGAAAAACCGTGTAAAGGTGCGGCGGCTCATGCCCAAACGATCGGCCCAATCGTCTATATTTGTGCGCGGTGAAGGGTCTTTCAGAAAGCTCCGGCAAAGCGCTGCAAGTCTCGTATCATCAGGAAAGGGCAGACCAAGCGGCTGCTCTTCCAGCATGGGAATTTCATGCAGCAGCAATCCCATCATATAGGTGGCGCGCGGGCTTACCTGTTCCTGCTCCGGTGAAGCAACCACTTCACGAATAAGCGTGTCCATCAGGGGCGTCAGGCTGGTTACGTGCAGATGGCTCTTCAGCCCCTCCACCGCGTCAGGCCGCACATAGATGGAATGCATGGCCACATCA is part of the Phyllobacterium sp. T1293 genome and encodes:
- a CDS encoding AraC family transcriptional regulator is translated as MLYLKFPEASFFSKDFLRLHLQRLEWLEQSKGDVVAGLAHYPSGCHIPEHRHSLSQLLHAMTGVAMVTTKFGRWMVPPHHALWLPAGIGHAVDMHGDVAMHSIYVRPDAVEGLKSHLHVTSLTPLMDTLIREVVASPEQEQVSPRATYMMGLLLHEIPMLEEQPLGLPFPDDTRLAALCRSFLKDPSPRTNIDDWADRLGMSRRTFTRFFRRETGLSLSTWRQQACLLSALPRLTEGEPVTSVALDLGYNSVPAFTTMFKRMLGAPPRNYLHSAA